In Streptomyces sp. NBC_00448, the following are encoded in one genomic region:
- a CDS encoding SDR family NAD(P)-dependent oxidoreductase, whose protein sequence is MPSPSATPSNSNAPSHQSAVFLVSGASRGLGREIVRAAAEAGHRVVAGVRTPASLDDLAERYGERIAVVPLDVTDDAQVRAAVRTAVDRFGRLDVLVNNAGYANVGAVEDVAFDDFRAQIDTNLLGVVRLTQAALPVLREQGSGHIVQVSSVGGRLATPGLAAYQSAKWAVGGFSSVLAAEVAPLGIKVTVLEPGGMSTEWAGSSMRVDPVRPAYQPTVGAMAALHSGGSATAASDPVKVARLVLDVVALPDPPLRLLVGADAFRYATAAGRALLASDEQHRALSESTTSDGATDAHLDPLGHDEPRP, encoded by the coding sequence ATGCCCTCACCGTCCGCCACTCCCTCGAACTCGAACGCCCCCTCGCACCAGTCCGCCGTCTTCCTGGTCAGCGGCGCCTCCCGCGGGCTGGGCCGGGAGATCGTGCGGGCCGCCGCTGAGGCCGGGCACCGCGTGGTGGCCGGCGTGCGCACCCCGGCGTCGCTGGACGACCTCGCCGAGCGCTACGGCGAACGGATCGCCGTCGTCCCGCTGGACGTGACCGACGACGCGCAGGTCCGGGCCGCCGTGCGCACCGCCGTGGACCGCTTCGGCCGGCTCGACGTGCTGGTCAACAACGCCGGGTACGCCAACGTCGGCGCCGTGGAGGACGTCGCGTTCGACGACTTCCGCGCGCAGATCGACACCAACCTCCTCGGCGTGGTCCGGCTCACCCAGGCCGCGCTGCCGGTACTGCGCGAGCAGGGGTCGGGGCACATCGTGCAGGTCTCGTCGGTCGGCGGCCGGCTGGCCACCCCGGGGCTGGCGGCCTACCAGTCCGCGAAGTGGGCGGTCGGCGGGTTCTCCTCGGTGCTGGCGGCCGAGGTCGCGCCGCTCGGCATCAAGGTCACCGTGCTCGAACCGGGCGGGATGTCCACGGAGTGGGCCGGCTCCTCGATGCGGGTCGACCCGGTCCGGCCCGCGTACCAGCCGACCGTGGGGGCGATGGCCGCCCTGCACAGCGGCGGCTCCGCGACGGCGGCGAGTGACCCGGTCAAGGTCGCCCGTCTCGTCCTCGACGTCGTCGCCCTCCCCGACCCGCCGCTGCGGCTGCTCGTGGGCGCCGACGCCTTCCGCTACGCCACCGCCGCCGGCCGTGCCCTGCTCGCCTCCGACGAGCAGCACAGGGCGCTGAGCGAGTCCACCACCTCCGACGGCGCCACCGACGCCCACCTCGACCCCCTCGGCCACGACGAGCCGCGCCCCTGA
- a CDS encoding purine-cytosine permease family protein, translating to MTTTEQPRVPGLEVRSIDYVPLRERHGKLWHLGPLWFMSNAQIATLAVGLISITGGGNLIWSLISIVLGTALGTFFMAFHSAQGPQLGLPQMIQSRPQFGYVGALLVWLFAYVQYAGFNVFNTILAGQAMSRTAHGGVKWWVAGVTVLALLVALVGYDVIHRAEQVLTYVFLAVFGVFTVGVLVTLHYPAGSFDLGGFKWTPFLAQFGVVAGYQISWAIYVSDYSRYLPPGVTVRRTFYWTYFGSALGGAWLMVLGSLLAAWAGQGFDTIASIDAAGDKVFDGFGAVVLIFSALGLVSVTALNMYGGSLTLISAADSIRKVRPTISARLLTLAFTAALSLAGALAATSHFLTNFNNFLLLVLYLFIPWTAVNLMDYYVVRRGHYAIAEIFKPHGIYGRWGWRGIIAYLVGFGAMVPFFSVGTLFTGPAAKALNGADISLFIGLPVSGLLYWWLARTIDVAAEIELADAEAASLETAGTG from the coding sequence ATGACGACCACCGAGCAACCGCGCGTTCCGGGTCTGGAAGTCCGCTCCATCGACTACGTGCCGCTGCGCGAACGGCACGGGAAGCTCTGGCACCTGGGCCCGCTGTGGTTCATGTCGAACGCCCAGATCGCCACCCTCGCCGTCGGCCTGATCAGCATCACCGGCGGCGGCAACCTGATCTGGTCACTGATCTCCATCGTGCTGGGCACCGCGCTCGGCACGTTCTTCATGGCGTTCCACTCCGCGCAGGGGCCGCAGCTCGGGCTGCCGCAGATGATCCAGTCCCGGCCGCAGTTCGGCTACGTCGGCGCGCTGCTGGTGTGGCTCTTCGCCTACGTGCAGTACGCCGGTTTCAACGTCTTCAACACCATCCTGGCCGGCCAGGCGATGAGCCGCACCGCGCACGGCGGGGTGAAGTGGTGGGTGGCCGGCGTGACCGTGCTCGCGCTGCTGGTCGCGCTCGTCGGCTACGACGTCATCCACCGCGCCGAGCAGGTCCTCACCTACGTGTTCCTGGCGGTCTTCGGCGTCTTCACCGTCGGGGTGCTGGTGACGCTGCACTACCCGGCCGGGTCGTTCGACCTCGGCGGCTTCAAGTGGACGCCGTTCCTTGCCCAGTTCGGGGTGGTGGCGGGCTACCAGATCAGCTGGGCGATCTACGTGTCCGACTACTCCCGCTACCTGCCGCCGGGCGTCACCGTGCGCAGGACCTTCTACTGGACGTACTTCGGCTCCGCGCTCGGCGGCGCGTGGCTGATGGTGCTGGGCTCCCTGCTCGCCGCGTGGGCGGGCCAGGGCTTCGACACGATCGCCTCGATCGACGCGGCCGGCGACAAGGTCTTCGACGGCTTCGGCGCGGTGGTGCTGATCTTCTCGGCGCTCGGCCTGGTCTCGGTCACCGCGCTGAACATGTACGGCGGTTCGCTGACGCTGATCAGCGCGGCCGACTCGATCCGCAAGGTCCGCCCGACGATCAGTGCCCGGCTGCTGACCCTCGCCTTCACCGCGGCCCTGTCGCTGGCCGGCGCGCTCGCCGCGACCTCGCACTTCCTGACGAACTTCAACAACTTCCTGCTGCTGGTGCTCTACCTGTTCATCCCGTGGACCGCGGTGAACCTGATGGACTACTACGTGGTGCGGCGCGGGCACTACGCCATCGCGGAGATCTTCAAGCCGCACGGCATATACGGCCGTTGGGGTTGGCGCGGGATCATCGCATACCTGGTGGGCTTCGGCGCGATGGTGCCGTTCTTCTCGGTGGGCACGCTCTTCACCGGGCCCGCCGCGAAGGCGCTGAACGGCGCGGACATCTCCTTGTTCATCGGGCTGCCCGTGTCGGGACTGCTGTACTGGTGGCTGGCCCGCACCATCGACGTGGCCGCGGAGATCGAACTCGCCGACGCCGAGGCAGCGTCGCTGGAGACGGCCGGGACGGGGTGA
- a CDS encoding FAD binding domain-containing protein, giving the protein MDLNTVVEIRDARHASPWQPGDAWLAGGTHLFSEPQPHLRRLHDLSRTGWEPLRHLPDGSLEIAATCTIARLSRFGRGLDPAAHPAAPLIEQCCRAFLASFKVWNMATVGGNLCNALPAGPMISLTAALDGVCLLLDQAGGQRGSRVADFVTGAGRNDLAEGELLRAVTLPPHALSARTAFRQASLYALGRSGVLLVGTEESPDPADRAERADHPDRTHRAWTLTVTASTVRPFRLAFAGPPSADRLRAALDAAIGDGDWFDDIHGLPAWRRHMTYRLAEEIRAELAARPGGDATEAGAR; this is encoded by the coding sequence ATGGACCTGAACACCGTGGTGGAGATCCGGGACGCCCGGCACGCCTCCCCGTGGCAGCCGGGCGACGCCTGGCTCGCCGGCGGGACCCACCTGTTCTCCGAACCGCAGCCGCACCTGCGCCGGCTGCACGATTTGAGCCGCACCGGCTGGGAGCCGCTGCGGCACCTGCCCGACGGCTCGCTGGAGATCGCGGCGACCTGCACGATCGCCCGGCTGTCCCGCTTCGGGCGGGGCCTGGACCCGGCCGCCCACCCGGCCGCGCCGCTGATCGAGCAGTGCTGCCGGGCCTTCCTCGCCTCGTTCAAGGTCTGGAACATGGCCACCGTCGGCGGCAACCTCTGCAACGCCCTGCCGGCCGGCCCGATGATCTCGCTCACCGCCGCGCTCGACGGGGTGTGCCTGCTGCTCGACCAGGCGGGCGGGCAACGCGGTTCGCGGGTGGCGGACTTCGTCACCGGCGCCGGGCGCAACGACCTCGCCGAGGGCGAGTTGCTGCGGGCGGTGACGCTGCCGCCGCACGCGCTGTCCGCGCGCACCGCCTTCCGCCAGGCGTCCCTGTACGCGCTGGGCCGCTCCGGAGTGCTGCTGGTCGGCACCGAGGAATCGCCGGACCCGGCCGATCGAGCCGAGCGCGCGGACCACCCGGACCGCACCCACCGCGCCTGGACACTGACCGTGACCGCCTCGACCGTACGGCCGTTCCGGCTGGCCTTCGCCGGGCCGCCGTCCGCCGACCGGCTGCGGGCCGCGCTGGACGCGGCGATCGGTGACGGCGACTGGTTCGACGACATCCACGGACTGCCCGCCTGGCGGCGGCACATGACGTACCGGCTCGCGGAGGAGATCCGCGCGGAACTGGCCGCACGGCCCGGCGGCGACGCGACGGAGGCCGGTGCGCGGTGA
- a CDS encoding molybdopterin-dependent oxidoreductase: protein MSYRIEVNGRPFDVEPRPGQCLRTYLRERGWFGVKKGCDAGDCGACTVQVDGEPVHSCLYPAVRAEGRRVTTVEGLAGDDGELHPVQRRFLDAQGFQCGFCTSGFLMTAAALDEEQLDDLPQALKGNLCRCTGYRAIEDAIRGVRHAEAPGAGEAVGRNLPAPAGPQVVTGTARYTFDVDVPGLLHMKLLRSPHAHARITAIDTSAALQVPGVRAVFTHRDAPERHFSTARHEHPEDDPDDTRVLDDTVRYAGQRVAAVVADSEGAAEEGCRRIEVAYQVLPAVLDPERAMEPGAPVVHDKDARTARIARPRRNVVGELHGEVGDVAAGFAAADEVYEETFRTVRVQHASLETHGAVGWIDDGGRLTVRTSSQTPFLTRRALCALYDLPAEQVRVVAGRVGGGFGGKQEMLVEDVVALAVLRLRRPVKLEYTRAEQFFGATTRHPFTVRVKAGARRDGTLTALELRVVANTGAYGNHGPAVLFHGCDESLSVYRCPNKKADGYCVYTHTVPAGAYRGYGLGQVTFAMESALDELARRLGLDPLLLRARTVIGPDDPLVTPVSEPEEDLHLGGYGLDQCVDIVRRAQAEPRAEQVPDGWLVGEGSALSMNATGPPGGHFADARVLLRPDGGYELSVGTAEFGNGTTTVHRQVAAGELGTTVNRISVRQSDTDVVGHDTGAFGSTGVVVAGKATLRAARALADAVLDFAAARLRVPRAQVRLTEDAVLAEDAGTRLTLEEVHAAARAVGVTLTADGHFGGTPRSMAFNAQYFRIAVDPGSGEIRVLRSVHAADAGKVLNPMQCRGQVEGGVAQALGATLFENVRVDGSGRVETATFRRYRLPAYADVPRTEVHFTRTADATGPLGAKSMSESPFNPVAPALANALRDATGIRFTELPFTRDRVWQRIDAAAREVN, encoded by the coding sequence GTGAGTTACCGGATCGAGGTCAACGGCCGGCCGTTCGACGTGGAGCCGCGGCCGGGCCAGTGCCTGCGCACGTATCTGCGGGAGCGGGGCTGGTTCGGCGTCAAGAAGGGCTGCGACGCGGGCGACTGCGGCGCCTGCACCGTGCAGGTGGACGGCGAGCCCGTGCACAGTTGCCTCTACCCGGCGGTGCGCGCCGAGGGCCGCCGGGTCACCACCGTGGAGGGCCTGGCCGGCGACGACGGCGAACTCCACCCCGTACAGCGGCGGTTCCTCGACGCCCAGGGCTTCCAGTGCGGCTTCTGCACCTCCGGGTTCCTGATGACCGCCGCCGCCCTGGACGAGGAGCAACTCGACGACCTGCCGCAGGCGTTGAAGGGCAACCTGTGCCGCTGCACCGGCTACCGGGCGATCGAGGACGCGATCCGCGGGGTGCGGCACGCCGAGGCGCCCGGCGCGGGCGAGGCGGTCGGCCGCAACCTGCCCGCGCCGGCCGGCCCGCAGGTCGTCACCGGCACCGCCCGCTACACCTTCGACGTCGACGTGCCGGGGCTGCTGCACATGAAACTGCTGCGCTCCCCGCACGCCCACGCCCGGATCACCGCGATCGACACCTCCGCCGCGCTCCAAGTGCCCGGCGTGCGCGCGGTTTTCACCCACCGCGACGCCCCCGAACGGCACTTCTCCACCGCGCGGCACGAGCACCCCGAGGACGACCCGGACGACACCCGGGTACTCGACGACACCGTCCGGTACGCCGGCCAGCGGGTCGCGGCCGTCGTCGCGGACAGCGAGGGCGCCGCCGAGGAGGGCTGCCGCCGGATCGAGGTGGCCTACCAGGTGCTGCCCGCCGTGCTCGACCCGGAGCGGGCGATGGAGCCCGGCGCCCCGGTGGTCCACGACAAGGACGCCCGCACCGCGCGCATCGCCCGGCCACGGCGCAACGTCGTCGGCGAGCTGCACGGCGAGGTCGGCGACGTCGCAGCCGGGTTCGCGGCGGCCGACGAGGTCTACGAGGAGACCTTCCGCACCGTCCGGGTCCAGCACGCCAGCCTGGAGACGCACGGCGCGGTCGGCTGGATCGACGACGGCGGACGGCTGACCGTACGCACCAGCTCGCAGACCCCGTTCCTGACCCGCCGGGCGCTGTGCGCGCTGTACGACCTGCCGGCCGAGCAGGTGCGGGTGGTGGCCGGCCGGGTCGGCGGCGGCTTCGGCGGCAAGCAGGAGATGCTCGTCGAGGACGTGGTGGCGCTGGCGGTGCTGCGGCTGCGCCGGCCGGTGAAGCTGGAGTACACCCGGGCCGAGCAGTTCTTCGGCGCGACCACCCGGCACCCGTTCACCGTCCGGGTCAAGGCCGGCGCGCGCCGCGACGGCACCCTGACCGCGCTGGAGCTGCGGGTGGTGGCGAACACCGGCGCCTACGGCAACCACGGCCCGGCGGTGCTCTTCCACGGCTGCGACGAGTCGCTGTCGGTCTACCGCTGCCCGAACAAGAAGGCCGACGGCTACTGCGTCTACACCCACACCGTGCCGGCCGGCGCCTACCGCGGCTACGGCCTCGGCCAGGTCACCTTCGCGATGGAGTCCGCGCTCGACGAGCTGGCCCGCCGGCTCGGCCTGGACCCGCTGCTGCTCAGGGCCCGCACCGTCATCGGCCCGGACGACCCGCTGGTCACACCCGTCAGCGAGCCGGAGGAGGACCTGCACCTCGGCGGCTACGGCCTCGACCAGTGCGTGGACATCGTCCGCCGCGCGCAGGCGGAGCCCCGCGCGGAGCAGGTCCCCGACGGCTGGCTGGTCGGCGAGGGCAGCGCCCTGTCGATGAACGCCACCGGCCCGCCCGGCGGCCACTTCGCCGACGCGCGGGTGCTGCTGCGCCCCGACGGCGGCTACGAACTCAGCGTCGGCACCGCCGAGTTCGGCAACGGCACCACCACCGTTCACCGCCAGGTCGCGGCGGGCGAGCTCGGCACCACCGTCAACCGGATCAGCGTCCGCCAGTCCGACACCGATGTCGTGGGCCACGACACCGGCGCCTTCGGCTCCACCGGCGTCGTGGTCGCCGGCAAGGCCACGCTGCGCGCCGCCCGGGCGCTGGCCGACGCGGTCCTGGACTTCGCCGCCGCGCGGCTGCGGGTGCCCCGCGCGCAGGTCAGGCTCACCGAGGACGCGGTGCTCGCCGAGGACGCCGGGACACGGCTCACCCTCGAGGAGGTGCACGCCGCGGCCCGGGCGGTCGGCGTCACCCTCACCGCGGACGGCCACTTCGGCGGCACCCCGCGCTCGATGGCCTTCAACGCGCAGTACTTCCGGATCGCCGTCGACCCCGGCAGCGGCGAGATCCGCGTCCTGCGCAGCGTGCACGCCGCCGACGCCGGGAAGGTGCTGAACCCGATGCAGTGCCGCGGCCAGGTCGAGGGCGGCGTCGCCCAGGCGCTGGGCGCGACCCTCTTCGAGAACGTCCGCGTCGACGGGAGCGGCCGGGTCGAGACCGCCACCTTCCGCCGCTACCGGCTGCCCGCCTACGCCGACGTGCCGCGCACCGAGGTGCACTTCACCAGGACCGCCGACGCGACCGGCCCGCTGGGTGCCAAGTCGATGAGCGAGAGCCCGTTCAACCCGGTCGCCCCCGCCCTGGCCAACGCCCTGCGCGACGCGACCGGCATCCGCTTCACCGAGCTGCCCTTCACCCGCGACCGCGTCTGGCAGCGCATCGACGCGGCCGCGCGGGAGGTGAACTGA
- a CDS encoding TetR family transcriptional regulator: protein MNRDAEATRRRLLRAATEEFAAYGIAGARVDRIAAAAKSNKAQIYHYFSSKDGLFDAVFDAMCRETVDAVPIDPADLPEYAGRLFDSYEARPWVQRLATWYRLERSGSGAPIPVVMQSNAAKIEAVAGAQRDGLLPTRFSAEELLGLVLHLSGFWSSNTPELDATLAGGGTARRRKVVTDAVAALIAG from the coding sequence ATGAACAGGGATGCCGAGGCGACCCGTCGCCGGCTGCTGCGCGCGGCGACCGAGGAGTTCGCCGCGTACGGCATCGCGGGCGCCCGGGTGGACCGGATCGCCGCCGCGGCGAAGAGCAACAAGGCGCAGATCTACCACTACTTCAGCAGCAAGGACGGCCTGTTCGACGCGGTCTTCGACGCCATGTGCCGCGAGACCGTGGACGCCGTGCCGATCGACCCGGCCGACCTGCCCGAGTACGCGGGCCGGCTCTTCGACTCGTACGAGGCGCGGCCGTGGGTGCAGCGCCTCGCGACCTGGTACCGGCTGGAGCGGTCCGGCAGCGGCGCCCCGATCCCGGTGGTCATGCAGAGCAACGCCGCCAAGATCGAGGCGGTCGCGGGCGCGCAGCGCGACGGCCTGCTGCCCACCCGGTTCAGCGCGGAGGAACTGCTCGGCCTGGTGCTGCACCTGTCCGGCTTCTGGAGTTCCAACACCCCGGAGCTCGACGCCACCCTGGCCGGGGGCGGGACGGCGCGCCGGCGCAAGGTGGTCACCGATGCGGTGGCGGCGCTGATCGCGGGGTGA
- a CDS encoding APC family permease produces the protein MTFGLARRQLRPRVPVRPGEGHRKAEKDRLTSLEGLAALSLDALSSVAYGPEAIVLVLVTAGTGAIDATLPITLVITALLVVLVVSYGQVIAAHPDGGGAYAVAKKDLGPRVSLLAAASLVVDYVLTVAVSLAAGAAALASAYPALNSHLLEVCLLGLLLLTAVNLRGVAESARVLMLPTALFVLGILGVVVIGLLRGHPAAEVGTHEPVHVTESLGILLLLKAFSAGCSALTGVEAIANGVPTFRTPRVRRAQRTELMLGGLLGLMLVGLSVLIHRDHVAPRGGVTVLAQLTAGAYGTGWPYIATNLVVTLVLALAANTSFGGLPVLMSLLARDHRLPHIFGLRAERPVYRYGVLALAALAAVLLIAVDADTHKLLPLFAIGVFIGFSISQIGLVRHWAGDRPPKWLRRAMVNGLGAVLTTIAGVVLLSTKFLEGAWVVVVAVPLLMLLFSRVQRYYTEVGRELGLGRIPAPPGRGGIGLVVVPVGEISDVARYALTAALAFGDEVVAVAVHSDPERAGALRDAWARWEPGVRLDIVDSPHRSLVEPVVAYVKGLAADGRQIAVLIPEVEPRHRRYQILQNQRGILLATVLRARTDVVVCLLPYRLKI, from the coding sequence ATGACGTTCGGCCTGGCCCGTCGCCAACTGCGGCCGAGGGTTCCCGTGCGCCCGGGCGAGGGGCACCGCAAGGCCGAGAAGGACCGGCTGACCAGCCTGGAGGGGCTGGCCGCGCTGTCGCTCGACGCGCTCAGCTCGGTCGCGTACGGGCCGGAGGCGATCGTGCTGGTGCTGGTCACGGCCGGCACCGGGGCGATCGACGCGACGCTTCCGATCACCCTGGTGATCACCGCCCTGCTGGTGGTGCTGGTGGTCTCCTACGGCCAGGTGATCGCGGCGCACCCCGACGGCGGCGGCGCGTACGCCGTCGCCAAGAAGGACCTCGGGCCGCGGGTCAGCCTGCTGGCGGCGGCGAGCCTCGTCGTCGACTACGTGCTGACCGTCGCGGTCAGCCTCGCCGCGGGCGCGGCCGCGCTCGCCTCCGCCTACCCCGCGCTCAACTCGCACCTGCTGGAGGTGTGCCTCCTCGGCCTGCTGCTGCTCACCGCGGTGAACCTGCGCGGGGTCGCCGAGAGCGCCCGGGTGCTGATGCTGCCCACCGCGCTGTTCGTGCTGGGCATCCTCGGGGTCGTGGTGATCGGACTGCTGCGCGGCCACCCCGCGGCCGAGGTCGGCACCCACGAGCCGGTGCACGTCACCGAGTCGCTCGGCATCCTGCTGCTGCTCAAGGCGTTCTCGGCGGGCTGCTCCGCGCTGACCGGCGTCGAGGCCATCGCCAACGGCGTGCCGACCTTCCGCACCCCGCGCGTGCGGCGCGCCCAGCGCACCGAGCTGATGCTCGGCGGACTGCTCGGCCTGATGCTGGTCGGGCTGTCCGTGCTGATCCACCGCGACCACGTCGCTCCGCGCGGCGGCGTGACGGTGCTCGCCCAGCTCACCGCCGGGGCCTACGGCACCGGCTGGCCGTACATCGCCACCAACCTCGTGGTCACCCTCGTGCTCGCGCTCGCCGCGAACACCAGCTTCGGCGGGCTGCCGGTCCTGATGAGCCTGCTCGCCCGCGACCACCGGCTGCCGCACATCTTCGGGCTGCGCGCCGAACGCCCGGTCTACCGCTACGGCGTGCTCGCGCTCGCCGCGCTCGCGGCCGTGCTGCTCATCGCGGTCGACGCCGACACCCACAAGCTGCTGCCGCTCTTCGCGATCGGCGTGTTCATCGGCTTCTCGATCAGCCAGATCGGCCTGGTCCGGCACTGGGCCGGCGACCGGCCGCCGAAGTGGCTGCGCCGGGCCATGGTCAACGGCCTGGGCGCGGTGCTCACCACCATCGCCGGCGTGGTGCTGCTCAGCACCAAGTTCCTCGAAGGCGCCTGGGTGGTGGTGGTCGCGGTGCCGCTGCTGATGCTGCTCTTCAGCCGGGTGCAGCGCTACTACACCGAGGTCGGCAGGGAGCTCGGCCTCGGCCGTATCCCCGCACCGCCCGGGCGCGGCGGCATCGGGCTCGTCGTGGTGCCGGTCGGCGAGATCAGCGACGTCGCCCGGTACGCCCTCACCGCCGCCCTCGCGTTCGGCGACGAGGTGGTCGCGGTCGCCGTGCACTCCGACCCGGAGCGGGCCGGGGCGCTGCGCGACGCCTGGGCGCGGTGGGAGCCCGGGGTGCGCCTGGACATCGTGGACAGCCCGCACCGCTCGCTGGTCGAGCCGGTGGTCGCCTACGTCAAAGGGCTCGCGGCGGACGGCCGGCAGATCGCGGTCCTCATCCCCGAGGTGGAGCCGCGGCACCGCCGCTACCAGATCCTGCAGAACCAGCGCGGCATCCTGCTGGCGACGGTGCTACGGGCCCGTACCGACGTCGTCGTCTGCCTGCTGCCGTACCGGCTGAAGATCTGA
- a CDS encoding SCO6745 family protein: MTLTAARHCNSALNPLHSLIYFAPEAEREFTAIGLEPGGMAYLASRSAAMGAVGAGVVAATFYNFNPALIARHIPRAWQAAAPAAVLDARWRAVEAALCRVLGEDAADDPEVAEAAALATTATEACAAPGRPLYAAHADLDAPKAPQLALWHCAALLREHRGDGHIAALAGAGLDGIEALITHTATGQGMTREFACASRGWSRQEWTAGCERLRERGLLDADDALTPAGTALRHDIEETTDRLAADPYRHLGETGTARLTEIGARLTRTAVANGAFPAGVFATRG; this comes from the coding sequence ATGACACTGACGGCGGCCCGGCACTGCAACAGCGCGCTCAACCCGTTGCACTCGCTGATCTACTTCGCGCCCGAGGCGGAGCGGGAGTTCACCGCGATCGGCCTGGAACCGGGCGGCATGGCGTACCTCGCGAGCCGGTCGGCGGCCATGGGCGCGGTGGGCGCGGGCGTGGTGGCGGCCACCTTCTACAACTTCAACCCCGCGCTGATCGCCCGGCACATCCCCCGGGCGTGGCAGGCCGCCGCGCCGGCGGCCGTGCTGGACGCGCGGTGGCGGGCGGTGGAGGCCGCGCTGTGCCGGGTGCTCGGCGAGGACGCCGCCGACGACCCCGAGGTCGCCGAGGCCGCCGCGCTGGCGACGACCGCCACCGAGGCGTGCGCCGCCCCCGGCCGCCCGCTGTACGCCGCCCACGCCGATCTGGACGCGCCGAAGGCGCCGCAGCTGGCGTTGTGGCACTGCGCCGCGCTGCTGCGCGAGCACCGCGGCGACGGTCACATCGCCGCGCTGGCCGGCGCCGGACTCGACGGGATCGAGGCGCTGATCACCCACACCGCGACCGGCCAGGGCATGACCCGGGAGTTCGCGTGCGCCAGCCGCGGCTGGAGCCGGCAGGAGTGGACCGCCGGCTGCGAGCGGCTGCGCGAGCGCGGCCTGCTCGACGCCGACGACGCCCTCACCCCGGCGGGCACCGCACTGCGCCACGACATCGAGGAGACCACCGACCGGCTGGCCGCCGACCCCTACCGCCACCTCGGCGAGACCGGCACGGCCCGCCTCACCGAGATCGGCGCCCGCCTGACCCGTACGGCCGTGGCGAACGGCGCCTTCCCGGCAGGCGTCTTCGCCACGAGGGGCTGA
- a CDS encoding amidohydrolase family protein: protein MARSEAGRTDAEGGGEVGGIPRAGAETGGAEADGSAADAAGSDTADPEAARRAEAERREVAAFRQSLGLDHLVDVHTHFMPQQVLSKVWAYFDAAGPLVGRHWPIAYRMEEQRRVEVLRGFGVRAFTSMLYPHKPGMARWLNDWSADFAARTPDCLHTATFFAEPGALADVRRALGQGARVFKCHVQVGGFDPNDPHLDAVWRLLADEGVPVVTHCGSGPVPGAHTGPAPIAALLARHPRLRLVVAHLGMPEYEDFLDLAERHRDVMLDTTMAFTPFVESAAPFPRAALPRLAALQDRVLLGTDFPNIPYTYAAALTALRTADLGTPWLRAVCHDNATRLFSL, encoded by the coding sequence ATGGCCCGGTCGGAGGCCGGACGGACGGACGCGGAGGGCGGTGGCGAGGTGGGCGGGATACCGCGAGCCGGGGCGGAGACGGGCGGAGCCGAAGCGGACGGCTCGGCAGCGGACGCCGCCGGATCGGACACCGCCGACCCGGAAGCGGCGCGGCGGGCGGAGGCCGAGCGGCGCGAGGTGGCGGCCTTCCGGCAGTCGCTCGGGCTGGACCACCTGGTCGACGTCCACACCCACTTCATGCCGCAGCAGGTGCTGTCCAAGGTGTGGGCGTACTTCGACGCCGCCGGGCCGCTGGTGGGCCGGCACTGGCCGATCGCCTACCGGATGGAGGAGCAGCGCCGGGTGGAGGTGCTGCGCGGCTTCGGCGTGCGGGCCTTCACGTCGATGCTCTACCCGCACAAGCCGGGGATGGCCCGCTGGCTCAACGACTGGTCCGCCGACTTCGCCGCCCGCACCCCGGACTGCCTGCACACGGCCACCTTCTTCGCCGAGCCTGGCGCCCTCGCCGACGTGCGGCGCGCGCTGGGCCAGGGCGCGCGGGTCTTCAAGTGCCACGTCCAGGTGGGCGGGTTCGACCCCAACGACCCGCACCTGGACGCCGTCTGGCGGCTGCTCGCCGACGAGGGGGTGCCGGTGGTGACGCACTGCGGCTCCGGCCCGGTGCCCGGCGCCCACACCGGCCCGGCCCCGATCGCCGCGCTCCTGGCCCGCCACCCCCGGCTGCGGCTGGTCGTCGCCCACCTCGGCATGCCCGAGTACGAGGACTTCCTCGACCTCGCCGAACGCCACCGCGACGTCATGCTCGACACCACCATGGCGTTCACCCCCTTCGTCGAGTCCGCCGCCCCCTTCCCCCGCGCCGCCCTCCCTCGCCTCGCCGCCCTCCAGGACCGCGTCCTGCTCGGCACCGACTTCCCCAACATCCCCTACACCTACGCCGCCGCCCTGACCGCCCTGCGCACCGCCGACCTCGGCACCCCCTGGCTCCGCGCCGTCTGCCACGACAACGCCACCCGGCTCTTCTCCCTCTGA